In the genome of Gloeotrichia echinulata CP02, one region contains:
- a CDS encoding ATP-binding protein, whose translation MLSSPDLSFSRTLPIDIFNQLGELLQQMAQAVGNTGLLLTEAVLARIRIPRSWQKQRFTLLVSDGFSALLVGNQEETGRGEKITSLTQDSELNARLTFNSEAIASFLSQLRDLFAQDSDTHQNLESYRQIIGPNNATLQSNFTLILLESLLPKPKQEVTDVPAVKEADVYTCQPVEDALKRQISQERLLNQVTTQIRKSLDLPVIMATAVTQVREFLELDRLVIYKFEGSRVKRQQGRVNGQQSTVNGQRLIENYEQQRGCIVYEARATDTIPSVLNYREENCFVRNSRCWEKYRQGFTLTVDDVEKTYGLEECLLNFLRESQVRAKLAAPIIFEDKLWGLLIAHQCHEPRQWTQSEKNLLTSIGEQLAIAIHQAELMRTLRDATRTLAQEKHTLEQRVIERTMALRDALLAAEAASRLRNEFLATISHELLTPLTYVIGMSSTLLRWPIGELSQRQRDYLQTIHDSGEHLLEMINDILDLSQIEAGKTVLNITEFSLANIAQNTLISLIEKSTIEQVNLKLDLQIDPRRDLFTADAVRVEQILWNLLTNGIKFTPEGGNVILRLWVEDETAIFQVEDTGIGIPEEQLPLLFEKFQQLDTPYRRRYEGTGVGLALTKQLVEMHRGRIEVESTVSIGSIFTIWIPKQPLSSVSPQ comes from the coding sequence ATGCTTAGTTCTCCTGATTTGAGCTTTTCTCGAACCTTGCCAATAGATATATTTAATCAGCTTGGGGAATTGTTGCAGCAGATGGCTCAAGCAGTGGGAAATACCGGTTTGTTGCTGACAGAAGCTGTACTGGCGCGGATTCGCATCCCTAGATCATGGCAAAAACAAAGATTTACTTTGCTGGTTTCTGATGGATTTAGCGCTCTGTTGGTAGGAAACCAAGAAGAGACGGGGAGGGGGGAAAAAATTACCTCATTGACTCAGGATTCAGAATTGAATGCTAGGTTGACATTTAATTCAGAGGCGATCGCCTCTTTCCTCTCGCAATTAAGAGACTTATTTGCTCAGGATTCTGATACTCACCAAAATTTAGAAAGCTATCGTCAAATTATCGGTCCTAATAATGCCACGCTCCAAAGTAATTTCACCCTGATTTTATTAGAATCCCTCCTACCGAAGCCCAAACAAGAAGTTACAGATGTACCAGCTGTCAAAGAAGCTGATGTTTATACCTGTCAACCAGTCGAAGATGCTCTCAAAAGACAGATTTCTCAAGAGCGGCTGTTGAATCAAGTGACCACCCAGATTCGCAAAAGCCTAGATTTGCCAGTAATTATGGCAACGGCAGTGACACAAGTCCGTGAGTTTCTAGAATTAGACAGATTAGTAATTTATAAGTTTGAAGGCTCAAGAGTCAAGAGGCAACAGGGAAGAGTCAACGGTCAACAGTCAACGGTCAACGGTCAACGGTTAATCGAAAACTACGAACAGCAGAGGGGTTGTATTGTTTATGAAGCCCGTGCTACAGATACCATTCCATCAGTGTTGAATTACAGGGAAGAAAATTGTTTTGTGCGGAATTCTCGATGTTGGGAGAAGTATCGTCAAGGGTTTACTTTAACTGTTGATGATGTTGAAAAAACTTATGGGCTGGAAGAGTGTTTGTTAAATTTTCTCAGGGAGAGCCAAGTTAGAGCAAAGTTGGCTGCACCAATTATATTTGAAGATAAACTTTGGGGACTGCTAATTGCTCATCAGTGCCATGAGCCACGACAATGGACACAGAGTGAAAAAAACTTGTTGACTTCGATTGGCGAGCAATTAGCGATCGCCATTCACCAAGCTGAGTTAATGCGAACTCTGCGAGACGCTACGCGAACACTCGCCCAAGAAAAACACACTCTCGAACAAAGAGTGATTGAGCGGACAATGGCTCTGCGGGATGCGCTATTAGCCGCTGAAGCCGCAAGTCGCCTCAGAAATGAATTTTTGGCTACGATTAGCCATGAATTGCTGACGCCTTTAACTTATGTTATTGGGATGTCTTCTACCCTGTTACGCTGGCCTATAGGTGAGTTAAGCCAGCGACAGCGAGATTATTTACAAACCATCCACGACAGTGGCGAACATTTATTAGAAATGATTAATGACATCCTCGATTTATCGCAAATTGAGGCTGGTAAAACAGTTTTAAATATTACGGAATTTTCTTTGGCGAATATTGCACAAAATACCCTGATATCCCTGATAGAAAAATCGACTATAGAACAAGTAAATCTCAAACTCGATTTGCAAATTGACCCCCGTCGTGACCTATTTACCGCCGATGCAGTCAGAGTAGAACAAATTCTCTGGAATTTGTTAACTAATGGGATTAAATTCACGCCTGAAGGTGGTAATGTCATCTTACGTTTATGGGTAGAAGATGAAACAGCGATTTTTCAAGTTGAAGATACAGGTATTGGTATTCCTGAAGAACAATTACCATTACTATTTGAGAAATTTCAACAACTAGATACACCCTATCGTCGCCGCTACGAAGGTACGGGAGTAGGTTTAGCTTTAACTAAACAGCTTGTGGAAATGCATCGGGGGCGGATTGAAGTAGAATCCACAGTTAGTATTGGCTCAATTTTTACGATTTGGATACCAAAACAGCCCCTCAGCTCTGTGAGTCCTCAGTGA
- a CDS encoding RRXRR domain-containing protein has product MIRVSVLDKNGKPLMPTKASRARRWLREGKAKIVHNDLNIFGIQLLVEPSGCDQQPIALGLDPGKKFTGVGVQTAKFTLFMAHLVLPFSDVTKKMDGRRLLRRARRGRRINRKVTFSQRAHTSASLSDHRQKRFNNRKQNKLPPSIRANKELELRITKELVKLFPVTQITYEYIKAKGNKGFSPVMVGQKVMLEWLCEIAPTNTQEGWQTSILRQQLGLSKDKKDKSKQTPETHAHDGIALASSNFMRFEKFHAVNSRGHRWVGFVTITPAPFRIIARPNLFRRQLHFENPVKDIPSNRKRKGGTITPFGLRSGDLVKAEKAGKFYIGWIGGYTQTPKTKNVSVYDHNWRRIGQFSPYSVQLIKRSTRLCVAV; this is encoded by the coding sequence ATGATTCGTGTTTCAGTGTTAGACAAAAATGGTAAGCCGCTTATGCCAACAAAAGCCAGTAGAGCTAGACGTTGGCTAAGGGAAGGTAAAGCAAAGATTGTTCATAATGACCTAAATATTTTTGGCATTCAGCTATTAGTAGAACCATCTGGATGTGACCAGCAGCCTATAGCTTTAGGTTTAGACCCCGGCAAAAAGTTTACTGGAGTGGGAGTACAAACAGCTAAATTTACTTTGTTTATGGCGCATCTCGTTTTACCATTTTCAGATGTCACCAAAAAGATGGATGGTAGACGATTATTAAGACGTGCTAGACGAGGTAGAAGGATAAATCGCAAAGTAACGTTTAGTCAAAGGGCGCACACTTCGGCTTCGCTCAGTGACCACCGTCAAAAAAGGTTTAACAACCGCAAACAGAATAAATTGCCTCCCAGTATTCGCGCTAACAAGGAATTAGAATTACGAATTACCAAAGAATTAGTCAAATTATTTCCTGTAACTCAAATCACCTACGAATACATCAAAGCGAAAGGTAACAAAGGTTTTAGTCCTGTTATGGTTGGTCAAAAAGTGATGCTGGAATGGCTCTGTGAAATTGCACCAACCAATACACAAGAAGGGTGGCAGACTTCAATACTCAGGCAGCAATTAGGGTTATCCAAAGACAAAAAAGACAAATCGAAGCAAACGCCAGAGACTCATGCTCATGATGGGATTGCGTTAGCATCCAGCAACTTCATGCGGTTTGAGAAGTTTCACGCGGTCAATAGTCGGGGACATCGCTGGGTGGGATTCGTCACCATTACACCTGCACCATTCCGCATAATTGCTCGTCCAAATCTATTTCGTCGCCAGCTTCATTTTGAAAACCCAGTTAAAGATATTCCTAGCAACAGAAAGCGCAAAGGTGGAACAATTACGCCATTCGGATTACGTTCTGGTGACTTGGTGAAAGCTGAAAAGGCGGGTAAATTTTATATTGGCTGGATTGGTGGCTATACGCAGACTCCAAAAACTAAAAATGTTTCTGTGTATGACCACAACTGGCGCAGAATTGGGCAATTCAGCCCATACTCAGTGCAATTAATTAAGCGGAGTACGAGATTATGCGTTGCAGTCTAA